CGGGGTGATCGCCCTTCCCCTGATTTTTCTTGTGGCGGGCCTCTTTGGTGCGCTCTGGAACGTTGTTCCGGCCTACCTGAAGATGAAAACCGGCGCTCACGAGGTGATCACCACGATGATGCTGGCCCACGTGGCGCGCTATCTCTCGCCTGTTTTTATCCGGGCCTTTGGGGGTGATCCCTCCACGAGCCGACACCCCTATGTGACAACCCGGATTCCCGACAACACCATGCTCCTGCGGTTTCGGGCCTTTCTGCCCGAGGCAAACCCCCGGCTTCATACGGGGATACTCCTGGCTATCCTGGTGGCTCTGGTGGTGTATTACCTGCTCTACAAAACCAGTATGGGTTTCGAGATTCGTGCTGTGGGAGAGAACAAAGATGCTGCCCGGGCCCAGGGGATTTCCGTGGGCAAGAATATTTTTCGGGCTCTCTTGATTGCGGGGTTTCTGGCGGCCCTGGCGGGGTTCAACCAGGTGAACGGTCTGGATCACCGCCTCTACGAGAATCTTCAGGCCGGCTATGGCTGGAACGGTATTTCCGTGGCCTTGCTTGCCGGGGGACACCCCATAGCGGTGGTTTTTACGGGGCTTCTCTGGGGGGCTCTTGATGCGGGAGGGCAGTATATGTCCCGTACCACCCAGACGCCCGGAGCGATCGTGGAGATCGTCAAGGGGATCATCCTCTTTCTGATTGTGGCCAGATATATCTATACCGCCTGGGGCAACCGTCGCCGACGCCGGGAGGTCCGCCGGGCCGCCCAGGCTGCAACGGCCGCCGCCGGAGAGGAGGGCTGAAACGATGTTTACCCTTGAGTTTCTTACCAATTTGCTTTCGGCCACGGTGCGCCTCTCCACGCCCATTACCCTGGCGGCCATTGGGGCCACCATCTGCGAGCGTTCGGGGATCGTCAATATCGCCATGGAGGGGATCATGGTGGTGGGGGCCTTTTTTGCGGCTATTGTGGCTTATACCACGGGAAGCCCCTGGCTGGGGCTCCTGGCGGGTGTTCTCTTTGGAGGGGTCTATAGCCTGCTCCATGCCTTTGCCACGGTGACGCTTCACATGGATCATGTGGTGAGCGGGGCGGTGATGAACGTTCTGGCCTTCGGGATAACCCGGTTTCTTATGGTGCTGATCGTGGGACACCCCGGAACAACCCCCTCCATTCCCCGGGGGCTCGGGCGCTACCGCCTGGCGGTGCCGGTTCTTTCGGAGATTCCCCTGATAGGCCGGGCTTTCTTTGCCCAGACGCCCATTGTGTATATGGGGTTCGTTCTGGTGGCGCTTCTTACGTGGTTTCTCTTCAAGACCAAGACGGGGCTCCATATCCGTGCTGCCGGGGAACACCCGCTGGCGCTGGAGACGATCGGGGTCTCGGTCTACAAGATGCGCTATCTGGGGGTCTTTATCAGCGGTCTTGCCAGCGGGTTGGCCGGGGCGTACCTCTCTATCGAGGCCAACGTGAGCTTCACCGAGGGGATGAGCGCCGGTCGGGGATTTATTGCCCTGGCCGCGATGATCTCCGGGGGCTGGCACCCCGTGGGGGCTTTCCTGGCGGCGCTTTTCTTCGGCTTTGCCGACGCCTTGCAGATGCGCTTTCAGGTATTGCGGGTGGTGAATCTCCCGGGAGAGCTTTTTATCATCTTCCCCTATCTGGTAACGGTGATCGCCGTGGCCGGGCTGGTTCGGCGCAGCCGGCCGCCCCGGGCTGTGGGAAAGGATTTCATGATCGAGCGGAGCGAAGATTAACATTACCTTCCGTGATTGTGGCGCTCCTGCGGGAGGGTGTATAATCGCGAAGGTTAGAGATATTATTGTTCGAAGTTCTATAAGGAGGACGAGAATGAAGAAAACGATGCTGATGCTGACGCTCCTGGTTGTAGCCGGGGCGCTTGTTTTTGCCGGAGGACGGCCCGAGGCCGATCCTGATCGAAGAATAGCCGCCATGGCCACCGATGTGGGCGGCTTGGGAGACCAGAGTTTCAACGATGGCGCCTATCAGGGGTTGCTTCTGGGAGCTCCCTACGGGTTCGAGGCGCGGGTTGTCGAGAGCAACCAGCAGACCGACTATATTCCCAACCTGAGCGGTCTGGCCGAGGACGGAGCCGAGATCGTCTTTGCCGTGGGATTTCTCATGGAGGATGCCGTAAAAGAGGCTGCCCGGATGCACCCCGATACCCTCTTTGGAGGGATTGATATCGGCGGCGACGACGATCTGCCCAACTTCCAGGGAATTCTCTACCGGGAAGAGCAGAGCGGATACCTGGCCGGTGTTCTGGCAGGGCTCATGACCAAAGACCATGCCGATGCGATCCCCCGGTTGCGCCCGGACCACAACGTGGTTGGTGCGGTTCTGGGAATGCTGGTTCCCCCGGTTGAACGATTTGAGGTTGGCTTTATCCAGGGCGTAAAATCCGTGAACCCCGATGCAACGGTTCTGTCTGTTACGGCTGGTTCCTTTGTTGACCAGGCCGGTGGCCGCGAGGCTGCCCTGGCCATGATCGAGCAGGGGGCTGACATCGTCTTCCAGGCTGCGGGGCTCACCGGTCTGGGTGTGATTCAGGCCGCCGACGAGGAGGGCGTGCTCGCCATCGGTGTTGATATCGATCAAAACCACGTGGCTCCCGATGCGGTCCTCACCAGCGCCATCAAGAAGATCCCCGAGTCTGTCGAGGTTGTCCTGCGCAGTATTGCCGAGGGAACCTTCCAGGGCGGAACCGTGAGTTACGGTCTTGCCGAGGACGCCACGGGGCTGGCACCCTTTCACGGGTTTGATTCCATGATTCCCCAGGAAGTAAAAGACGCCCTCGAGGCTGCCCGCCAGGGAATCCTGGACGGCTCCATCGAGATTGCAACGTCCCGCTCCCAGATCCAGCACCTGATGGATTAAGGGGAAGGGGTTTTGAGCCGCTGGCAACGCGCTGGCGGCTTTTTTTTTGCCATTTTTCTGCCTTTTTTCTGCCCCGGGCAGAGACTGGTGTATCGCCGCAGACAATCATTATGTGGAGGACCTCTCATGAATACCGAACGATCCCCGGGTACCAGACGATCCATGCCCGACGATATCCTGCGTAATCCGGCCCTTGCTGCCGAAGGGCATCGAAAAATTGAATGGGTTCGGCGCAATATGCCCGTTCTCCGGAGCCTGGAAGAGCGCTTTTCCCGGGAGCAGCCCTTTGCGGGCATCCGCGCCGCCGTAAGTGTGCATCTGGAGGCAAAAACGGCGTATCTTGCCCTGGTGATGGCCGCCGGCGGAGCCCAGGTATCGGTTACGGGGAGCAACCCTCTCTCTACCAAGGACGATGTGGTGGCGGCGCTTCAGGAGCTGGGGCTCCATGTCTATGCCTGGCACGGGGCCACACCGCAGGAGTTCGAGGAGCATCAGCTTACGGCCCTGAGGATCGCTCCGCATGTGGTGATCGACGACGGCGGGGATCTGGTTCACCATCTTCACGAGGGTGCCCGGGAGTTCTCCCGTGATACCCTGGGGGGGTGCGAGGAGACCACCGCCGGGGTGTTGCGAAACCGGGCCCGTTCTGTGGCGGGGAAGCTGCGGTTTCCCGTGATCGCCGTGAACAACGCCCAGATGAAGCATCTCTTTGACAACCGCTACGGCACGGGCCACAGCACAATGGACGCCCTGATGCGGACCACCAACCGGGTCCTCACCGGTGCAACCCTGGTGGTGGCCGGCTATGGCTGGTGTGGTCGGGGGATCGCCTCCTGCGCAGCCGGGTTGGGTGCCCGGGTTATTGTCTGCGAGGTGGACGAGGTGAAGGCTCTGGAAGCGGTAATGGACGGCTACCGGGTGATGCCTCTGGGGCCGCTTGAGGAGGGGGGCGCCTGCGCGGCCCGGGAGGGTGATTTCTTTGTGACCGCCACGGGTGTCTGCGATGTGATTACTCCCCGGGAGGTGGCCTGCATGAAGGATGGAGCGGTTCTTGCCAACGCCGGGCACTTCTACGACGAGATCGATCTTGAGGGGCTTGCTGCCATGGCCGGAGAGGTTCAGGAGGTGCGGGAGAACCTCACGGGCTATCGCCTGGAGGACGGGCGGTGGATCAACCTGATCGCCCAGGGCAAGATTGTGAACATCGCCGCCGCCGATGGCCATCCGGCAGAGATCATGGACACCAGTTTTGCCGTGCAGGCTCTGAGCGCCGAGTATGTGGTGCTCTCTGCGAGGGGAGGAACTCCCTTGCCGCCGGAGGTGATTCCCGTGCCTGCCGCGATAGATCAGGGTGTTGCCCGGCTTCTTCTGGCTGCCCGGGGAATCCGCCACGATACGCTCACGGCGGCGCAGCAGGCCTACCTGGACGATTTCAACAAGTGAGTCCGAACCCCGCCGGCCGATGGCCTGTCGCTGACAGGTGGGCCGGCCGCCGGCCGATGGCCTGCCGCTGACAGATGGGCCGGCCGCCGGCAGAGATTACAAAAATGTAATGATTTCGCAAGGCGAGGGTAATATTTTCTTACTATGTACAAGGTACGATGATACGCTTCGAAACGGTTGAGAAGGATTACGGTGATGTAAAGGCCCTGCGGGGGGTCTCCTTCGAGGTCCCTTGCGGGGGCATTGTAGGTTTGCTGGGGCCGAATGGTGCGGGCAAGACCACGGCCCTGCGCATTATGACAGGTTTTCTGGAACCCACGGCAGGGCAGGTTTTCCTGGACGATCAGCCCTTTACTCCCGATTCCGTGGAGGCTCGACGCAGGATCGGTTATCTTCCCGAGTCGGCTCCGCTCTACGGGGATATGTTCGCCTGGGATTATCTGGTCTACGAAGCCCGGCTCCACGGGCTTGATCCCTCGGAACGGGTCCCGCAGGTGGTTCGTCAGGTGGGTCTTGCCAGCCACGTCCACAAGCCGATCCGGGAGCTCTCCAAGGGGTATCGGCAGCGGGTCGGGCTGGCCCACGCCTTGTTGCACGATCCCGAGATTCTGGTTCTGGACGAGCCGACCAGCGGCCTCGATCCAAACCAGATTCTGGAGGTTCGCGCCCTGATTCGGCGGATCGCCGAGACCAAGACGGTAATTCTTTCTACCCATATCATGCAGGAAGTGGCGGCCCTCTGCCGCCGGGTGGTGGTGATTCACCAGGGACAGGTGCGCTTCCAGGGGCTGCTGGAAGATTTCTCTCTGGGCGGTGGCGTCACCGGGGGAATGCCCGTCAGGATGGTTCTGGCCGGGATCGATCCGGTGGTGCTGCTAAAGCGCCTTGAGGCGATTCCCGGGGTTGAGCGGGTTGAGTTGCTGGAACCGGGCAGGGACGGAATTGGGGTCTATCCCGATCCCTCAGCGGTGATTGTGCGGGTTTTTCCCCGGGCGGGGTTGGAGGTTCGGCCCGAGCTGGCCCGGGAGGCGCTTTCCAGCGAGCTCTACGAGATAGTGCAGGAACAATCGTCTCTGGAGGATGTCTTCCATGCCCTGACCAGGGAGGTTCATCATGGATAAACGGGTGCGGGCGCTTCTTCGGCGCGAACTGGCCGGGTATTTTCAGTCTCCCGTGGCCTATGTGGTGGCAGTGGTCTTTCTGGGTGCCTCGGCGGCGCTCTTTTTTTCCACCTTCTTTCTGGTGCAGCGGCTGGAGATGCGCCAGTTCTTTTCGCTCTTGCCCCTGCTTCTGGCGTTGCTGATGCCGGCTCTGGCCATGCGGCTTGTGGCCGAGGAGCGGCGGCGCGGGACCTGGGAGGTCTTGGCCACGTTGCCCGTGGGGATGGTCCGGATTGTGGCGGCCAAGTTCTGTGCGCTCTGGATCACCGGTGCGGCTCTCCTGGTGCCTACCCTGGTCTTTGTTTTTTCGGTGCAGCTTCTGGGCCGCCTCGATCCGGGGCCGGTGATCGGAGGCTATCTGGGGGCGGTGCTTCTGGCCGGTGTCTACGGGGCCGTGGGGCTCTGGGCGTCGGCGATATCGCGAACCGAGACGGTGGCGCTGGTGACGGGCTCGGTGGTGACGCTGGTGCTTGCTTTGGCCGAGTTTTTCCTGGTGCTTCTTCCCGGGGGGGTGGTGCCGGTGGTTCAGTATGCGGGAACAACCTACCATTTCTCGGGGTTCACCCGGGGTGTGGTTGATTCCCGGTCGCTGGTCTATTTTTTCAGCCTGATCCTCTTTTTCCTGGTTCTGGCTCATCATCGATTGGTGCGGGAGCGATAGGTCCTATGGGAAACTCAACAAGATACCGAGCAACGATACACCTCGTGCTGATTACGGCAATTCTGGTGGTGCTCAATCTGGTGAGCTCCAATGCTTTTTTTCGCCTGGATCTCACCTCGAGCGGTGCCTACAGTCTCTCGCCGCTGACGCGGGAGACCCTGGCCCGGGCCGAGGATCCCCTGCGGGTGCGGATCTTTTACACCGATCGGGTGCCGCCACCCTATAACGGGGTGCGCCAGTATCTCCTGGACCTCCTGCGGGAGTATGAGACCCTGGGAGGGCGCTCCTTCAGTTACGAGGTGGTGGATGTCTCCTCTCCCGAGGGGCGCGCTGCTGCCCGGGAGTACGGTCTGGAGCAGGTGGAGATCCAGGAGGTTCGCTCCGACGAGTTTCAGTCCCGGGCGGTTTTTCTGGGAGCGGTGGTGCTCTACGGAAGCGCTCTGGAGAAGGTCGATCATATTTCCCGGAGTGATGGTCTTGAGTATCTCCTCACCTCGGCCATGGAGCGGGCGATCTCCCGGGTTGATGCCTTGGCGGGGCTCACGGAGCCGGTGAAGATGAGGGCTCTTCTCTCGGCCGATCTGGAACGGTACCGGATTCAGGGGCTTGAGGATCTTCCCCGTCAGCTGGAGGATATCTTCCATCGGATCAACCGCGATTCCTACGATCGTCTGACCTACGAGCTGTCCCGGCCCCGGGACGACCAGGGGCGTCTTGAGGTGCAGTTTATCCAGGGGGATCGCCTTCAGACCGTTCCCCTCCAGGTCTATGCGGAGCTTTTTGGAGGCTACTCGCTGGATGATCCCCAGGATATAGAGGAATCCCTGCGCTGGGGGTTGCGGTCGCTGGTGGCGGCCAACCCCCGGGTGGGGTATTCCGTGGGGTTTGGCGAGCGGGATCTTCAGGATCACCGTCAGGGAGCGGGGGCGCTGACGCTCCTCCTCGAGAACCGCTACGATCTGGTTCCGCTGGATCTCTCGGAGGGGGAGATTCCCCCCGATATCGATACCCTGGTGGTGAACGGTCCCCGTGAGGAGTTTTCCCGGCAGGCCCTGTACCGTCTGGATCAGTTTGTGATGCGCGGCGGCCGGCTTATGGTTTTTCTGGATCGTCACTATCAGCAGATGCCGTCCCAGCAGGAGATGCTCTTTGGGGCGCAGCCCCAGTGGGTTGAGATCGAGACGGGGCTGGAGAAGGTCCTGGCCCATTACGGACTGGAGCTGACCTCGGGGTTTGTTCTGGATGAGGAGAGTTTTGTCGCTTCGGCCCAGGGGGGGCGACAGAAGATCTATCAGGCCCCGGTGCTCCGGGGGGATTCCCTGAACAGGGATTCCGTGATCACCCGGGCTCTGGAGGACGTGATTGTCCTGAACGCTCAGGAGATCGGGGTTCCCCGGGCAGACGATGCCCTGGCGGGGCGCCGGGTGACTCCCTTGCTGCAGTCGTCTCCCCGGAGTTGGACCGTGGATGATCCCTCGCTGGCCGGGCCGGGGATCCAGGGGGTTCCTCCGGGCGAGACGCCGGACCGGCGTGTTCTGGCTGCGCTTCTGGAAGGGGAGATCCCCTCTTTTTTCCAGGCTCCTCCGGAAGATCTGGTATCCGGGGAAGATCTGGTATCCGGAGAAGACTTGGTATCCGGGGAAGATCAGGAACCCGGTGCCGGGGCCTTTCCGGAACGGTTTCGCGGGAGCTCCGGTTCCGGGGGGGCGGTTTTGCTGGTGAGTTCCTCGGAGCTTACCACGGCGCAGCTTCTGGATCCGCAGAACCGCACGCCCAACGGAACCTTTGTGCTGAACGCCCTGGATTATCTGAAGGATCAACCGGGCCGGGCAGAGTTGCGCAGCAAGGGTCTGACCGTTCCCCGGTTGCATATCGCCTCGCCGGTTCTTCCCGGAATGATTCGCTGGTTCAATCTGCTGGTGGTGCCGGCTCTGGTGGTTCTTCTGGGATTGGTGGTGCGCTCACGCCGGCGTGCCCGAAGCAGAGCCCTGGAGGCGTTCTTTTCTGATGAGGAGGTCTCGTCATGACACACGATAGCACGCGCGATACTCCACAGGGCGATACCCCACAGGGCGATCCTCCGGCCGATCCCCCGAGAACCGTCCTGGCGGCTCTGAAGGCGCGGTTTCGGGCGGTTCCCCGGTCTACCCGGATTTACACGGCCCTTCTTGTGGTATTGCTGATCGTCTTTGCCATGCAACAGCTGGAGCGGGAGGCTGCCAACACGCTGGAGGCACCGGGCCTCGCTTCGGAGGTTGTCCGGATTGACCTGGAGGTGCGGGGCCGAGCCCTCACCCTGGAGCGGGATGCCGGGGCCGATCTCTGGCGGGTGGGGCCCCAGGGGTTTCGGGGCGATTCTTCGGCGGTGGAGGCCCTTCTTCAGGCGGTGCGCGATCTCTCGCGGCTGGAGGTGGTCTCTGCCAGGGGGCGTTTTGAGGCCTACGGTCTCACCGGTGATGCCCGGCGGAGCGTCGCCTTGTATGACAGCCAGGGCAGGGAGTTTCTTCTGGAGCTGGGCTATTCCGCCCAGGCTGGCGGGTCTGTCTACGGGCGAGTAAACTCCGGCCGGGAGGTGGTGCGCCTGCCCCGGGCCTTGCACAACCGGGTGAGCGCCGACGCCGATGATTTTCGCGATTCTCTGGTGGCCCGTGTTCCCGAGGGGACGGTGCGGTCCGTGGAACTCCGTGCCCCGGGGATGGAGCCGGTGCGGGTGACTCCCCGCGATGATCAGGGTGCTCAGGAGGGGGATCGTGCCTGGCAGGCTTCCCGGGAGGTCGATCCGGGCCGTGTGCGGGATCTTTTTCAGGAGCTGCGTCTGCTGAGCGCCCTTTCCTTTGTCCCCGAGGAGGAACTCCGGGAACTGGAGGCGGGTGAGCCCTTTGCCGAGGTGGTGGTTGCCGTGACCGGGGGCGAGGAGATTGTGCTGGAGCTTTTCCCCCCTCGGGGGGATTCCCGTGATGGCCGTCTTGTTCCGGCCCGTGTGACCGGTGAGGAGTATCCCTTCTTTTTGCCCGAGTGGCGGGTGCGACGTCTCCTTTTGGGGATTGAGGAGTACCTGCGTCCCTTCACGGTTCAGGATACCTCGGGGATCTCCTAGGGGATCTCCTAGGGGGCGGCTCGTTTCACGAGTTCCCGGGTGCAGCGGCGGGCCTCCCTCAGGACTTCTTCTTCGCCGGGAACCTGGCGGTTTTCCATGAGGACCCGGCCGTTGCAGATTACGCTGTCGACGACGGATCCGTTGGCGCTGTAGACAAGGTTGCTCTGAAGGTTGTGGACCGGCACCATCTGGGGATGGTCCAGATCGATCAGGGCGATATCGGCGGGGGCTCCTTCGGTGAGGGCTCCGCCCACGCCCCAGGGTTCAAAGACGGTGCTCCGTGCTCCCGTTGCTATGGCCAGGATCTCTTCGGCGGGAAGGCGGGTGGAGTCCTGGAAGTGGTGCTTCTGCAGAAGTGCTGCCAGTTTCATCTCGTCGAACATGTCCAGGTTGTTGTTGCTGGCCGTGCCGTCTGTGGCAAGCATCAGCGGGGCCTTTCGCCGGGCGTAGTCCTGCCAGGGGAAGCACCCCGAGGCGAGCTTCATGTTGCTTGCCGGGTTGTGCACGGCGGTGATGCCCCATCGGGCGGCGATATCCAGCTCCGGGGGGTCCAGCCAGACCATGTGGGCTGCCACAACCCTGTCTCCCATGGTTTCCAGCACTCCCAGGTTCTGGAGATGCTCCATCGGGGGAACACCCCGGGCGGCCAGGCATTCATCGACCTCCCGGCGGGTTTCGTTCATGTGGATGTGGTAGAGCAGGTGGTTCTCGCTGGCCTGGCGGGCGCACCACTGCAGGAGTTCGCCGCTGCAGGTGTAGATGCTGTGGGGGGCTATCACGGGGAAGACCTGTTCGGGCTCCTCCGGGGGGGATTTCCTGCGGTTGGGCCAGATCGTTTCCAGGTTGTCCTGGAGCCGATCCTGGACCTGGGCTCGCCGGTGGGGGTCGTCAAAATCGAAGAGGGCGAGCCCCAGGGCTGCCCGAATTCCGGCGTCGGTGAAGGCCTGGGCCGCTTGGGCCGGATGAAAGTACATGTCGTTGGCGAAGGTTGTGCCGCTTTTGATCATTTCCAGCGCGGCCAGGCGTGTCCCCCAGTAGATATCTTCCGGGGTCATGTGGGCTTCGGCGGGCCAGATTCGCTCCTGGAGCCAGGCCTGGAGGGGCATGTCGTCGCCGTATCCGCGCAGAAGGGTCATGGCGGCGTGGGTGTGGGCGTTTTTGAATCCCGGGATTGCTGCTTTTCCCCGGCAGTCCACGCTGCGGGGCGTGGGTGTGCCCGGGGGCGGGGGGGAGCCCTGGGGGAGGATCGCGGTGATGGCTCCCCGGGATATCCAGAGGTCCTGGCCGGTGATGGGGCCTTGGGGAGTGAGAAGGTAGTCGGGATTGCGTAGTACCAGATCAGTGGCGTGGTCCATGGAAAAAGTGTAGCACATCGACTGGTCAGGATGCATTAGGGTAGAATGGTTTCCATGGACAGAGCTCCTCTTCTTTCTCTGGTTATTCCTTCCCTGAACGGGAGTGTTCGTCTGGCCCGGCTTGTGCCCCGGGTGCGGTCTGTTTTGGCCGAGGCTGGCGGGGGCGAGGTGATTATCGTTGACGACGGGAGTGATCCTGTTCACCGGGAGGCTCTGGCCGGGATGGCCGGGCCCGGGGTTCGGCTGGTTTTGATGCCCCGACGGACAGGGCAGATCGGGGCTACTCTGGCGGGGGTGGCCGCGGCGCGGGGGGAGCTGGTGGTTACGCTGGACGATGATGGGGCCCACCCTCCCGAGGTGATTCCGCTCCTGCGCCGCCGTCTGGAGGAGGTGCCGGGCTGTTCTCTGGTCTACGGTGTTCCGCGCCGAAAGGCCCGGGGGGTGCGGGGGCTGGGAACGCGGCTGAACTCTCTTTTGTTTCATCTTTTTTTGGGGTTGCCCTGGAGCATTCCCGTGGGCAGTTTTCGCATGTTTCGGCGGGAGTTGCTGGTGAGGGCGCTGGAGCGGCCCGTGGCGTTTCCTTATCTTTCGGCGATGCTCTTGCAGTTCAGGCCTGTTACGGCGGCGGTGCGCTACGGCGAGTGGCCTCGTGGCGAGGAAAGCGGCCGCACTGCCCCGGGTGGCAACCACGAGGGCGGCCGCACTGCCCCGGGTGGCAACCACGAGGAAGGCGGCCGCGCTGCCCCGGCCGGTGGTGCTGCCCCGGGTGGCAACCACGAGGGCGGCCGCGCTGCCCCGGCCAGGGGCGCTGCCCCGGCCAGCCGCGCTGCCCCGAGTGGCAACCACGAGGAAGGCGGCCGCACTGCCCCGGCCGGGGGTGCTGCCTCGGGTGGCAACCACGAGGGCGGCCGCACTGCCCCGGGTGGCAACCACGAGGGAGGCGGCCGCGCTGCCCCGGCCGGCCGCACTGCCCCGGGTGGCAACCACGAGGGCGGCCGCACTGCCCCGGGTGGCAACCACGAGGGCGGCCGCACTGCCCCGGGTGGCAACCACGAGGGCGGCCGCGCTGCCCCGGGTGGCAACCACGAGGAAGGCGGCCATGCTGCCCCGGGTGGCAACCACGAGGGCGGCCGCACTGCCCCGGGTGGCAACCACGAGGGCGGCCGCACTGCCCCGAGTGGCAACCACGAGGAAGGCGGCCGCGCTGCCCCGGCCGGTGGTGCTGCCCCGGGTGGCAACCACGAGGAAGGCGGCCGCGCTGCCCCGGGTGGCAACCACGAGGGAGGCCGCGCTGCCCCGGCCAGGGGTGCTGCCCCGGGTGGCAACCACGAGGGCGGCCGCACTGCCCCGGGTGGCAACCACGAGGGAGGCGGCCATGCTGCCCCGGGTGGCAACCACGAGGAAGGCGGCCGCACTGCCCCGGGTGGCAACCACGAGGGCGGCCGCACTGCCCCGGGTGGCAACCACGAGGCCGGCCGCACTGCCCCGAGTGGCAACCACGAGGGCGGCCGCACTGCCCCGAGTGGCAACCACGAGGAAGGCGGCCGCGCTGCCCCGAGTGGCAACCACGAGGGCGGCGGCCGCGCTGCCCCGGCCAGGGGCGCTGCCCCGGGTGGCAGCAGCTATACCCTGGCGCGGCTCCTGAAGGTATACGGGTTGCTCCTGTTCTATTGGGGGCCGCTGCGGGCCCTGGGGCGGGTTGCGCGCCGTCCCCGGCGCGCGCTCCCCCGGCCCCGGCTTATGGTTCTGGGGGGTGGTAGCAGCCAGTTGGGGATTTTGGAGCGGGCCCGCCGGGAGGGGTTTTTGGTGGTCCTGGCCGATCAGGCTGAAAACCCGCCGGGGAGGGTCCTGGCTGATCGCTATGTGCAGGCCTCTACCTTCGATCATCGAGCGGTCTCCCGGGCGGCACGGGAGCTGGGAGTCGATGCAATTGTGGCGGCCGGGTCCGACCAGCCCGTGTATACCGCAGCCCGGGCTTCGCAGGATCGGGGGCTCCCCTATCCGCTTTCTCCCCGGGAGGCTCTGCTTGTTACCAACAAGGCTCACATGAAAGAGCGGTTTCGCCATGCCGGTATTCCCACCGTTCCCTGGGCG
This genomic window from Alkalispirochaeta americana contains:
- a CDS encoding DUF4340 domain-containing protein is translated as MTHDSTRDTPQGDTPQGDPPADPPRTVLAALKARFRAVPRSTRIYTALLVVLLIVFAMQQLEREAANTLEAPGLASEVVRIDLEVRGRALTLERDAGADLWRVGPQGFRGDSSAVEALLQAVRDLSRLEVVSARGRFEAYGLTGDARRSVALYDSQGREFLLELGYSAQAGGSVYGRVNSGREVVRLPRALHNRVSADADDFRDSLVARVPEGTVRSVELRAPGMEPVRVTPRDDQGAQEGDRAWQASREVDPGRVRDLFQELRLLSALSFVPEEELRELEAGEPFAEVVVAVTGGEEIVLELFPPRGDSRDGRLVPARVTGEEYPFFLPEWRVRRLLLGIEEYLRPFTVQDTSGIS
- a CDS encoding amidohydrolase produces the protein MHPDQSMCYTFSMDHATDLVLRNPDYLLTPQGPITGQDLWISRGAITAILPQGSPPPPGTPTPRSVDCRGKAAIPGFKNAHTHAAMTLLRGYGDDMPLQAWLQERIWPAEAHMTPEDIYWGTRLAALEMIKSGTTFANDMYFHPAQAAQAFTDAGIRAALGLALFDFDDPHRRAQVQDRLQDNLETIWPNRRKSPPEEPEQVFPVIAPHSIYTCSGELLQWCARQASENHLLYHIHMNETRREVDECLAARGVPPMEHLQNLGVLETMGDRVVAAHMVWLDPPELDIAARWGITAVHNPASNMKLASGCFPWQDYARRKAPLMLATDGTASNNNLDMFDEMKLAALLQKHHFQDSTRLPAEEILAIATGARSTVFEPWGVGGALTEGAPADIALIDLDHPQMVPVHNLQSNLVYSANGSVVDSVICNGRVLMENRQVPGEEEVLREARRCTRELVKRAAP
- a CDS encoding glycosyltransferase; translation: MDRAPLLSLVIPSLNGSVRLARLVPRVRSVLAEAGGGEVIIVDDGSDPVHREALAGMAGPGVRLVLMPRRTGQIGATLAGVAAARGELVVTLDDDGAHPPEVIPLLRRRLEEVPGCSLVYGVPRRKARGVRGLGTRLNSLLFHLFLGLPWSIPVGSFRMFRRELLVRALERPVAFPYLSAMLLQFRPVTAAVRYGEWPRGEESGRTAPGGNHEGGRTAPGGNHEEGGRAAPAGGAAPGGNHEGGRAAPARGAAPASRAAPSGNHEEGGRTAPAGGAASGGNHEGGRTAPGGNHEGGGRAAPAGRTAPGGNHEGGRTAPGGNHEGGRTAPGGNHEGGRAAPGGNHEEGGHAAPGGNHEGGRTAPGGNHEGGRTAPSGNHEEGGRAAPAGGAAPGGNHEEGGRAAPGGNHEGGRAAPARGAAPGGNHEGGRTAPGGNHEGGGHAAPGGNHEEGGRTAPGGNHEGGRTAPGGNHEAGRTAPSGNHEGGRTAPSGNHEEGGRAAPSGNHEGGGRAAPARGAAPGGSSYTLARLLKVYGLLLFYWGPLRALGRVARRPRRALPRPRLMVLGGGSSQLGILERARREGFLVVLADQAENPPGRVLADRYVQASTFDHRAVSRAARELGVDAIVAAGSDQPVYTAARASQDRGLPYPLSPREALLVTNKAHMKERFRHAGIPTVPWAVLGDDPSRWDQEGLAQLRLPWVVKPLDSQGQRGIAIVHNRRELLDHRPRALSFSRETSLLVEEYYPSREVTLSGWASRKGAQPEIWAVTDRITFPPDLSGGQGLGVCLAHRYPSCFARGRTGEIRDITESITRAFGLGGVPLYFQFLLGAEGVRVNEIACRLGGAYEDISLPPVTGVDVLGRQLGWFQTALGLPRREESLPRQGSFCAVPLIFARPGRVAACCGREELLELPGVEACQFLLPPGTVIAPRSNSTQRIAFAVLRGSSRQEVNNLVDRLFDTLRAENARGENLLIDTRGDIKVRSGL